A stretch of the Bdellovibrio sp. 22V genome encodes the following:
- a CDS encoding lysophospholipid acyltransferase family protein, whose amino-acid sequence MKLFIKFFVKFMVFFSSLFPRTWLRKSGAWVGFLWYDVFGFRKKIVQDNLNIAFPEWDEKKKHQVGRESVYQLGYNFAEFFFIPSVTPEWIDKNVVFEGWDNIEKARAGGKGMFFLSLHLGNGDLASNAISMKGQEIFIITKRFKTKWFDDLWFSVRGAKGVKYIDAHGPNNAFEILKALKKNAALVFVLDQYMGKPFGIATTFFGKRTGTAYGLALFAQKTKSPVLPIYTYEGNDKKLHVVIEPAIDTSSMVTDDKDQTTLNMTQAFNDKLEEIVRKHPEQWMWVHRRWKDF is encoded by the coding sequence GTGAAATTATTCATCAAGTTCTTCGTTAAATTCATGGTTTTTTTCAGCTCCCTGTTTCCAAGGACGTGGCTGCGCAAGTCCGGCGCTTGGGTGGGATTTCTGTGGTACGATGTTTTTGGCTTTCGCAAAAAGATTGTGCAGGACAATCTCAATATCGCTTTTCCCGAATGGGACGAGAAAAAAAAGCATCAAGTGGGTCGCGAGTCAGTCTATCAGCTGGGTTATAATTTCGCAGAGTTCTTTTTTATTCCCTCCGTAACGCCTGAGTGGATCGACAAGAATGTTGTTTTCGAGGGCTGGGATAATATCGAAAAAGCGCGTGCCGGCGGCAAAGGCATGTTCTTTCTAAGCCTGCATCTGGGTAACGGCGATTTAGCTTCCAATGCCATTTCGATGAAGGGGCAAGAGATCTTCATCATCACAAAACGTTTTAAAACAAAATGGTTCGATGACCTTTGGTTCTCCGTGCGGGGAGCAAAAGGCGTGAAGTACATCGACGCTCACGGTCCCAATAACGCCTTTGAAATTTTAAAAGCTCTTAAGAAAAATGCGGCGCTGGTTTTTGTGCTGGATCAATACATGGGAAAACCTTTCGGCATTGCCACCACGTTTTTTGGCAAACGAACGGGGACGGCCTATGGTCTAGCGCTTTTCGCGCAAAAGACAAAGTCGCCGGTTCTGCCGATTTATACCTATGAAGGAAATGACAAAAAACTGCATGTTGTTATTGAACCAGCTATAGACACTTCCTCCATGGTGACTGATGATAAGGATCAGACCACTTTAAACATGACCCAGGCATTTAACGACAAGTTGGAAGAAATTGTTCGTAAACACCCGGAGCAGTGGATGTGGGTGCATCGTAGATGGAAGGATTTTTAG
- the lpxK gene encoding tetraacyldisaccharide 4'-kinase, which produces MKLYLRPFSFLYDQIVGVKNTLYDRGMFAVYKPTTPVVSIGNLTVGGTGKTPITDFCLKFLVQEGKKVAVISRSYRADAESPVRVDVDHPHAARYYGDEPVLLAQANPDVAVYVGPSKWQTAEYAVSKEKYDLLLVDDGFQHRKLFRDLNIVILDATENLDNYAVVPEGRARESWAGVERADVLILTKCNLAPESDLKALEERLPKNKEILYFGYEIKNLRNAKTDELKSVTELRDQELFLVSAIARPDVFEKMMREIGTVSKKSMHFRDHHQYSQQDVKNIEEEFRKSQAKYLVTTEKDAVKLRHLMSDPSQLWNASLQVAELGKKGRLSEIIHQVLR; this is translated from the coding sequence ATGAAGCTGTACCTTCGCCCTTTCTCTTTTCTCTATGATCAGATCGTGGGAGTGAAAAACACTCTCTATGATCGTGGTATGTTCGCGGTTTATAAACCGACGACGCCCGTGGTGAGCATTGGAAATTTGACAGTGGGTGGAACTGGAAAAACGCCGATCACGGATTTCTGTCTTAAGTTTTTAGTCCAAGAAGGTAAAAAGGTCGCAGTGATCAGCCGTTCTTACAGAGCGGATGCCGAGTCACCGGTACGTGTCGATGTCGATCATCCGCACGCAGCCCGTTACTACGGCGATGAGCCTGTTTTGTTGGCGCAAGCCAATCCTGATGTAGCCGTGTATGTCGGTCCCAGCAAATGGCAAACGGCTGAATATGCGGTGTCTAAGGAAAAATACGATCTTCTGCTTGTCGATGATGGTTTTCAACATCGTAAACTTTTTCGCGATCTGAATATCGTCATTCTTGATGCGACAGAGAATCTGGATAACTACGCCGTCGTTCCTGAGGGGCGTGCGCGTGAGTCGTGGGCCGGTGTTGAGCGGGCCGATGTGCTTATTCTGACGAAATGCAATCTTGCGCCTGAAAGCGATTTAAAGGCTCTGGAAGAGCGCTTACCGAAGAACAAAGAAATTCTTTATTTCGGGTACGAGATTAAGAATCTTCGCAATGCAAAAACGGACGAGTTAAAGAGTGTCACAGAGTTGCGCGATCAGGAGTTATTCCTGGTGTCCGCGATTGCTCGTCCCGATGTGTTTGAAAAAATGATGAGAGAGATTGGAACGGTCTCTAAAAAAAGTATGCACTTCCGCGATCATCATCAGTATTCGCAACAAGATGTGAAAAATATCGAGGAAGAGTTCCGCAAATCTCAAGCGAAGTATCTTGTGACGACGGAAAAAGACGCCGTCAAACTTCGCCATCTCATGTCTGACCCCTCTCAGTTATGGAACGCTTCTTTGCAGGTGGCCGAGCTAGGGAAGAAGGGACGTTTGAGTGAAATTATTCATCAAGTTCTTCGTTAA